The Populus alba chromosome 4, ASM523922v2, whole genome shotgun sequence genome contains a region encoding:
- the LOC118030267 gene encoding UTP--glucose-1-phosphate uridylyltransferase, translating into MATDTEKISQLKSAVANLNQISESEKTGFVNLVSRYLSGEAQQVEWSKIQTPTDEVVVPYDTLESTPEDPEETKMLLDKLVVLKLNGGLGTTMGCTGPKSVIEVRNGLTFLDLIVIQIESLNKKYGCSVPLLLMNSFNTHDDTQKIIEKYSNSNIEIHTFNQSQYPRLVADDFVPLPSKGHTDKDGWYPPGHGDVFPSLKNSGKLDALLSQGKEYVFVANSDNLGAVVDLKILNHLIRNKNEYCMEVTPKTLADVKGGTLISYEGKVQLLEIAQVPDQHVNEFKSIEKFKIFNTNNLWVNLKAIKRLVEADALKMEIIPNPKEVDGVKVLQLETAAGAAIRFFDHAIGINVPRSRFLPVKASSDLLLVQSDLYTVVDGFVIRNPARANPANPSIELGPEFKKVASFLSRFKSIPSIIELDSLKVAGDVWFGANVTLKGKVSIVVKSGVKLEIPEGVVLENKEINGPEDL; encoded by the exons ATGGCTACTGATACCGAGAAGATCTCTCAGCTCAAATCCGCTGTTGCTAATCTCAATCAAATCAG TGAGAGTGAGAAAACTGGATTCGTCAACCTCGTATCTCGCTATCTCAG TGGGGAAGCGCAGCAAGTTGAGTGGAGTAAGATTCAGACACCTACTGATGAAGTAGTGGTTCCTTATGATACCTTGGAGTCAACTCCTGAGG ATCCGGAGGAAACCAAGATGCTTTTGGACAAGCTTGTTGTTTTGAAGCTTAATGGAGGTTTGGGGACAACAATGGGATGCACTGGTCCTAA GTCTGTCATTGAAGTTCGTAATGGACTGACATTTCTTGACCTTATTGTCATCCAGATCGAG AGTCTTAACAAGAAATATGGGTGCAGCGTTCCCTTGCTTCTAATGAACTCATTCAACACTCATGATGATACACAGAAG ATTATTGAGAAGTACTCAAACTCAAATATTGAGATTCACACCTTTAATCAG AGCCAATATCCCCGTCTGGTTGCTGATGATTTTGTGCCATTGCCTTCAAAAGGACACACCGACAAGGATGGATG GTATCCTCCTGGACATGGTGATGTGTTCCCATCTCTAAAGAACAGTGGCAAGCTTGATGCCTTATTGTCACAG GGTAAAGAGTATGTATTTGTTGCCAACTCAGATAACCTTGGTGCTGTTGTTGATTTGA AAATCTTAAACCATCTGATCAGAAACAAGAATGAATACTGCATGGAG GTGACACCCAAAACCCTGGCTGATGTGAAGGGTGGTACTCTCATCTCTTACGAAGGGAAGGTTCAG CTCCTGGAAATTGCACAGGTCCCTGATCAGCAT GTCAATGAGTTCAAGTCGATTGAGaagttcaaaatttttaatacaAACAACTT GTGGGTGAACTTGAAGGCAATCAAAAGGCTTGTGGAAGCTGATGCACTTAAGATGGAGATTATTCCAAACCCAAAG GAAGTGGATGGAGTCAAAGTTCTTCAGCTAGAAACTGCAGCTGGAGCAGCAATTAGG TTCTTTGACCATGCAATTGGTATAAATGTACCTAGATCTCGATTCCTTCCAGTGAAGGCTTCTTCAGATTTGCTTCTGGTTCag TCTGATCTTTACACTGTAGTTGATGGCTTTGTCATCCGAAATCCAGCTAGAGCAAATCCTGCAAATCCTTCTATCGAACTGGGGCCAGAATTTAAGAAG GTTGCCAGCTTCTTGAGCCGATTTAAGTCGATCCCTAGCATTATCGAGCTTGATAGTCTTAAGGTTGCTGGTGATGTATGGTTTGGTGCTAATGTTACTCTCAAG GGAAAAGTGAGCATCGTGGTGAAATCTGGTGTGAAACTGGAAATACCAGAGGGAGTCGTTCTTGAAAACAAG GAAATTAATGGTCCAGAGGACCTCTAA
- the LOC118030263 gene encoding uncharacterized protein, translating to MPNENNGNIDVALASFNQMLHRKPLPCIIQFNQLLSAIVKMRQYYDAVISLSKQMELAGLSPNTCTLNILINCFCQLQHVDLGFSVLAKGIKLGLQPTIVTFTTLINGLGKGGKFAQAVELFDDMVAGGCQPDDYTYTTIINGLCKIGETALAAGLFKKMEEAGCQLNVVTYSTLIHSLCKYRRVNDALDIFSYMKAKDISPTIFTFTSLIQGLCNFSRWKEASTLLNEMTSLNIMPNIVTFNVLVDTFCKEGKVLAAEGVLKTMTEMGVEPDVVTYNSLMYGYSMWTEVVEARKLFDVMITKGCKPDVFSYSILINGYCKAKRIDEAKQLFNEMIHQGSTPNNVSYNTLIHGLCQLGRLREAQDLFKNMHTNGNLPNLYTYAILLDGFCKQGYLGKALRLFRAMQSTYLKPNLVMYNILVNAMCKSGNLKDARELFSELFVNGLQPNVQIYTTIINGLCKEGLLDEALEAFRNMEEDGCPPDEFSYNVIIRGFLQHKDESRAVNLISEMRDRGFIADAGTTAW from the exons ATGCCAAATGAAAATAATGG aaACATTGATGTTGCCCTTGCTTCTTTCAATCAAATGCTTCATAGGAAACCCCTGCCTTGTATCATCCAATTCAATCAATTATTATCTGCAATTGTCAAAATGAGACAGTATTACGATGCTGTGATTTCTCTTTCCAAACAAATGGAATTAGCTGGGCTCTCTCCTAATACTTGTACGCttaatatcttgattaattgCTTCTGCCAGTTGCAACATGTTGATCTTGGGTTCTCTGTCTTGGCCAAAGGCATTAAACTTGGTCTTCAACCCACTATTGTCACATTTACCACCTTAATCAATGGGCTCGGTAAGGGGGGTAAATTTGCCCAAGCCGTGGAATTATTTGATGACATGGTGGCAGGAGGGTGTCAACCTGATGACTACACTTATACTACGATTATCAATGGCTTATGTAAGATTGGGGAAACTGCTCTGGCTGCTGGATTGTTTAAGAAAATGGAAGAGGCAGGCTGCCAGCTGAATGTGGTGACATACAGTACACTCATCCACAGTCTTTGCAAATACAGGCGGGTGAATGATGCTTTAGATATCTTCTCTTATATGAAGGCTAAAGACATTTCCCCAACAATTTTCACTTTCACCTCTCTGATCCAGGGCTTATGCAATTTCAGCCGATGGAAGGAGGCTTCAACATTGCTAAATGAAATGACGAGTTTGAATATCATGCCAAATATTGTCACCTTCAACGTGCTAGTTGATACATTTTGTAAAGAAGGCAAGGTTTTAGCGGCTGAAGGTGTGTTAAAAACAATGACTGAAATGGGTGTGGAGCCTGATGTAGTGACTTACAATTCTTTGATGTATGGATATTCCATGTGGACAGAAGTTGTTGAAGCTAGAAAGCTTTTCGATGTTATGATAACCAAGGGTTGTAAACCTGATGTTTTTAGTTACAGCATCTTAATTAACGGATATTGTAAGGCCAAAAGGATAGATGAGGCCAAGCaactttttaatgaaatgattcATCAAGGCTCAACTCCGAACAATGTTAGTTACAACACTCTTATTCATGGATTATGCCAATTAGGCAGACTTAGGGAAGCACAAGATCTTTTCAAGAATATGCACACTAATGGAAACCTCCCAAATTTATATACTTACGCAATATTGCTTGATGGCTTTTGCAAACAAGGGTATCTTGGTAAGGCATTGAGATTGTTTCGAGCAATGCAAAGTACTTACTTGAAGCCTAATTTGGTGATGTATAACATCCTAGTTAACGCCATGTGCAAATCCGGGAATCTTAAAGATGCAAGGGAACTGTTTTCAGAACTCTTTGTCAACGGGTTGCAGCCTAATGTTCAGATATACACTACAATAATAAATGGACTTTGTAAAGAAGGGTTGTTAGATGAAGCATTGGAAGCTTTCCGAAATATGGAAGAGGATGGCTGCCCTCCAGATGAATTTTCTTATAATGTTATTATCCGAGGATTTCTCCAGCACAAGGATGAATCAAGGGCAGTGAATCTTATCAGTGAAATGAGAGACAGAGGTTTCATTGCAGATGCGGGAACCACAGCTTGGTAG